A stretch of the Lactuca sativa cultivar Salinas chromosome 9, Lsat_Salinas_v11, whole genome shotgun sequence genome encodes the following:
- the LOC111921333 gene encoding uncharacterized protein LOC111921333 has translation MPHLLLYGPPGIGKTSTILAVARKLFGTQMHNMVLELNASDERGIDVLRQQMQDVFEHLPIQKKGDSRLYVYISHVFVIQVGDCVLMRPSDSDKPPYVARVEKLKADHRNSDDQNVEGLKIATGHVAANTIRLLISGCQAGGLIGVSGQNIGQLRNSSGAT, from the exons ATGCCTCATTTGTTACTGTATGGACCACCGGGCATCGGCAAGACATCGACGATTCTTGCGGTAGCTAGAAAGCTTTTCGGGACGCAGATGCACAATATGGTTTTGGAGCTCAACGCTTCAGATGAACGTGGAATTGATGTGTTGAGGCAGCAGATGCAGGACGTGTTTGAACATTTACCTATTCAAAAGAAAGGGGATTCGAGATTGTATGTATATATATCGCATGTGTTTGTTATCCAGG TTGGAGATTGTGTGTTAATGCGGCCATCTGATTCTGATAAGCCTCCATACGTTGCTCGAGTTGAAAAGCTTAAAGCGGATCATAGAAACAGT GATGATCAAAATGTTGAAGGATTGAAAATTGCAACAGGACATGTGGCAGCAAATACTATAAGACTGTTAATTTCTGGGTGCCAAGCTGGCGGGTTAATTGGGGTATCTGGTCAAAACATTGGTCAACTAAGAAACTCCTCTGGTGCAACTTAA